Proteins found in one Arachis stenosperma cultivar V10309 chromosome 8, arast.V10309.gnm1.PFL2, whole genome shotgun sequence genomic segment:
- the LOC130945742 gene encoding uncharacterized protein LOC130945742, protein MKIKYQFTSVEHPQANGQAEAANKVILAGLKKRLQDAKGAWIEELPQVLWAYRTTTQSATGETPFRLSYGIEAMISVEINEQSPRVSFYDEVGNIQGHKEELELLPEVREQAHTREATLK, encoded by the coding sequence ATGAAGATCAAGTATCAATTCACTTCGGTAGAGCACCCACAAGcgaatgggcaagccgaggcggCTAACAAGGTCATACTAGCTGGGTTGAAGAAAAGGTTgcaagatgcaaagggagcctggatTGAAGAACTTCCTCAAGTACTATGGGCTTATCGGACTACAACTCAGTCTGCCACAGgggaaacacccttccgactttCTTATGGCATAGAAGCCATGATATCAGTTGAAATCAACGAGCAAAGTCCAAGGGTGAGCTTCTACGACGAGGTTggaaacatacaggggcacaaagaagAACTCGAGCTACTCCCTGAAGTCCGAGAACAAGCCCATACAAGAGAAGCAACTTTGAAATAA